From the genome of Microbacterium lacus, one region includes:
- a CDS encoding ABC transporter ATP-binding protein yields MTAVRAEALTRTFSTSAGEVHACVDIDIAADPGELVVIRGASGAGKTTLLNLLGGLDRPTSGRVWIGGTEATALDEDALALLRREQLGFVFQSFGLIPVLSASENVELPLRIARVAAAERDARVAEALALVGLADHAAQRPGELSGGQQQRVGIARAIVARPRVLIADEPTGQLDSRTAATVMDLIGDLVHSQGIAAVVSTHDPLLVQRADRVVELHDGRVA; encoded by the coding sequence ATGACCGCTGTGCGCGCGGAGGCGCTCACCCGCACGTTCTCGACGTCGGCCGGCGAGGTGCACGCGTGCGTCGACATCGACATCGCGGCAGATCCCGGCGAGCTCGTCGTGATCCGCGGGGCCTCCGGCGCCGGCAAGACCACTCTGCTGAACCTTCTCGGCGGCCTGGACCGGCCGACCTCGGGCCGGGTCTGGATCGGTGGGACCGAGGCGACGGCGCTCGACGAGGACGCCCTCGCGTTGCTGCGCCGCGAGCAGCTCGGCTTCGTCTTCCAGTCCTTCGGGCTCATCCCGGTCCTGTCGGCTTCCGAGAACGTCGAGCTCCCGCTGCGGATCGCCCGCGTCGCGGCCGCGGAGCGCGACGCGCGGGTCGCGGAGGCCCTCGCGCTGGTCGGGCTCGCCGATCACGCCGCCCAGCGCCCAGGGGAGCTCTCCGGAGGTCAGCAGCAGCGCGTCGGCATCGCCCGCGCGATCGTCGCGCGGCCCCGCGTGCTGATCGCCGACGAGCCGACCGGGCAGCTGGATTCCCGGACCGCGGCGACCGTGATGGACCTGATCGGCGACCTCGTCCACAGCCAGGGCATCGCCGCCGTGGTCTCCACGCACGATCCGCTGCTCGTGCAGCGCGCCGATCGGGTGGTCGAGCTGCACGACGGCCGCGTCGCCTGA
- a CDS encoding ABC transporter ATP-binding protein: protein MAHAVTDSGADILCVDLVRIFKVLTGTGQGVEVQALQGLNLRVDPGELVAVVGASGSGKSTLLSILSSLDQPTAGVAWVAGHDLLTMTDKERVVFRRRSVGFVWQQTSRNLLPYLDASENVAAALAITGAPKGAAARRARVAELLDLLEVTHCAGRRPAEMSGGEQQRVAIAVGIANNPRVLLADEPTGELDDATTAHVLESMRAVNRELGVTTLIVTHDPSVSEHVARTVQIRDGRTSTEVLRSTRVDADGAEEHVAEEYAVLDRVGRLQLPDDFVQALDLRERVRLALEPDHVAVRPAPRTSDDEDAS from the coding sequence ATGGCACACGCCGTCACCGATTCGGGAGCCGACATCCTGTGCGTCGATCTGGTGCGCATCTTCAAGGTGCTCACCGGGACGGGCCAGGGCGTCGAGGTGCAGGCGCTGCAGGGACTCAACCTGCGGGTCGACCCGGGCGAGCTCGTCGCGGTCGTCGGCGCCTCGGGGTCGGGCAAGTCGACGCTCCTGTCGATCCTCTCGAGCCTCGACCAGCCCACCGCGGGCGTCGCGTGGGTCGCCGGACACGATCTGCTCACGATGACGGATAAGGAGCGGGTCGTCTTCCGCCGCCGGAGCGTCGGATTCGTGTGGCAGCAGACCTCGCGCAACCTCCTGCCGTATCTGGACGCGAGCGAGAACGTCGCCGCGGCGCTGGCGATCACGGGCGCGCCGAAGGGCGCCGCCGCGCGCCGCGCGCGCGTGGCCGAGCTCCTCGACCTCCTCGAGGTCACGCACTGCGCCGGGCGCCGGCCGGCCGAGATGTCCGGCGGCGAGCAGCAGCGCGTCGCGATCGCTGTCGGGATCGCGAACAATCCGCGCGTCCTGCTCGCGGACGAGCCGACCGGCGAGCTCGACGACGCCACGACCGCGCACGTGCTCGAGTCGATGCGGGCGGTCAACCGCGAACTGGGGGTGACGACGCTCATCGTCACGCACGACCCGAGCGTGTCCGAGCACGTCGCACGCACCGTGCAGATCCGCGACGGGCGCACTTCGACCGAAGTCCTGCGCTCGACCCGGGTCGACGCGGACGGTGCGGAGGAGCACGTGGCCGAGGAGTACGCCGTGCTCGATCGCGTGGGCCGGCTGCAGCTGCCCGACGACTTCGTACAGGCCCTCGACCTCCGCGAGCGTGTCCGCCTCGCGCTCGAACCCGACCACGTCGCCGTCCGGCCGGCACCGCGGACGAGCGACGACGAGGACGCGTCATGA